A window of Oncorhynchus keta strain PuntledgeMale-10-30-2019 chromosome 27, Oket_V2, whole genome shotgun sequence contains these coding sequences:
- the si:ch73-70k4.1 gene encoding translation initiation factor IF-2 isoform X2 produces MAEKCPKSKLKRKKLSIEEPLTDIFSRNTLIKNNESPSASIKSLRSTRSVVPSETWWSSGDLAAVESLWALTLSSALPCLDAHPWDPVPDLPTASTLSSNVDEQIEWRWCSVSEDMTPLPSSPSSPLSTPTAPHCSTPDSPLNPSPGLEKTLLPVPVQTSQTTSTINGPPSKSAPCLEGPGEGTSSSGTGRPRPPSLGAQVPSSYGRGGPWSGGGVSSRKDTKRGEGGQNTAAARPHPSARRPGGEKESHPSIPQLFIRAGNRGSSLPAEARKGGGEEGEKRGMKRLQLPANQVDATSSTSDSFTAAPMEEAEAEGEKREEGMSGMGRADWIAGKGGGGRAMQSCPMCLVPFPAGFTQMDCDSHLAKCLSEMTLDMTW; encoded by the exons ATGGCTGAGAAATGCCCAAAGTCAAAACTAAAAAGAAAGAAATTGTCTATCGAGGAGCCCCTAACTGATATATTTTCCAGGAACACGCTGATAAAGAACAACGAAAGTCCCAGTGCATCGATTAAAAGCTTGCGTTCAACGAG ATCCGTGGTCCCTTCAGAGACGTGGTGGTCCAGCGGTGACCTGGCTGCAGTTGAGAGTCTCTGGGCCCTGACTCTGAGCTCTGCTCTTCCCTGTCTTGACGCTCACCCCTGGGACCCAGTCCCTGACCTTCCAACAGCCTCCACACTG AGCTCTAATGTAGACGAGCAGATTGAATGGAGATGGTGTAGCGTCAGTGAGGACATGACTCCcttgccctcctctccctcctctcctctgagtaCTCCCACGGCCCCACACTGTTCCACCCCAGACTCTCCTCTCAATCCTTCTCCTGGGCTGGAAAAGACTCTCCTCCCAGTCCCAGTACAGACTAGTCAGACAACATCCACCATCAATGGCCCTCCTTCGAAGTCTGCTCCCTGTCTCGAGGGGCCCGGAGAGGGGaccagtagtagtggtactggccGCCCCAGACCACCAAGTCTGGGAGCCCAAGTGCCTTCTAGCTACGGAAGGGGAGGCCCatggagtggagggggagtgtCATCCAGAAAGGACACAAAACGAGGGGAAGGAGGGCAAAACACGGCAGCGGCCAGACCCCACCCTTCAGCCAGGCgaccaggaggagagaaggagagtcaCCCCTCTATTCCTCAGCTATTcatcagagcagggaacagagggTCATCATTACCAGCAGAAGCAAgaaagggtggaggagaggagggcgagaagagggggatgaagaggCTGCAGCTACCTGCAAACCAGGTGGATGCCACATCCTCTACCTCTGACAGCTTCACTGCTGCTCCCATGGAGGAGGCGGAGGCggagggggagaaaagggaggaagggatgTCTGGGATGGGCAGAGCTGATTGGATTGCTggcaaaggaggaggaggaagggcaATGCAGAGCTGCCCCATGTGCCTGGTGCCGTTTCCAGCTGG gtTCACTCAGATGGACTGTGACAGCCACCTGGCCAAGTGTCTGTCGGAGATGACCCTCGACATGACCTGGTGA
- the si:ch73-70k4.1 gene encoding translation initiation factor IF-2 isoform X1, with protein MAEKCPKSKLKRKKLSIEEPLTDIFSRNTLIKNNESPSASIKSLRSTRSVVPSETWWSSGDLAAVESLWALTLSSALPCLDAHPWDPVPDLPTASTLSSNVDEQIEWRWCSVSEDMTPLPSSPSSPLSTPTAPHCSTPDSPLNPSPGLEKTLLPVPVQTSQTTSTINGPPSKSAPCLEGPGEGTSSSGTGRPRPPSLGAQVPSSYGRGGPWSGGGVSSRKDTKRGEGGQNTAAARPHPSARRPGGEKESHPSIPQLFIRAGNRGSSLPAEARKGGGEEGEKRGMKRLQLPANQVDATSSTSDSFTAAPMEEAEAEGEKREEGMSGMGRADWIAGKGGGGRAMQSCPMCLVPFPAGNGGLTASFSGRTTDFHLVSSGDPIFQPYS; from the exons ATGGCTGAGAAATGCCCAAAGTCAAAACTAAAAAGAAAGAAATTGTCTATCGAGGAGCCCCTAACTGATATATTTTCCAGGAACACGCTGATAAAGAACAACGAAAGTCCCAGTGCATCGATTAAAAGCTTGCGTTCAACGAG ATCCGTGGTCCCTTCAGAGACGTGGTGGTCCAGCGGTGACCTGGCTGCAGTTGAGAGTCTCTGGGCCCTGACTCTGAGCTCTGCTCTTCCCTGTCTTGACGCTCACCCCTGGGACCCAGTCCCTGACCTTCCAACAGCCTCCACACTG AGCTCTAATGTAGACGAGCAGATTGAATGGAGATGGTGTAGCGTCAGTGAGGACATGACTCCcttgccctcctctccctcctctcctctgagtaCTCCCACGGCCCCACACTGTTCCACCCCAGACTCTCCTCTCAATCCTTCTCCTGGGCTGGAAAAGACTCTCCTCCCAGTCCCAGTACAGACTAGTCAGACAACATCCACCATCAATGGCCCTCCTTCGAAGTCTGCTCCCTGTCTCGAGGGGCCCGGAGAGGGGaccagtagtagtggtactggccGCCCCAGACCACCAAGTCTGGGAGCCCAAGTGCCTTCTAGCTACGGAAGGGGAGGCCCatggagtggagggggagtgtCATCCAGAAAGGACACAAAACGAGGGGAAGGAGGGCAAAACACGGCAGCGGCCAGACCCCACCCTTCAGCCAGGCgaccaggaggagagaaggagagtcaCCCCTCTATTCCTCAGCTATTcatcagagcagggaacagagggTCATCATTACCAGCAGAAGCAAgaaagggtggaggagaggagggcgagaagagggggatgaagaggCTGCAGCTACCTGCAAACCAGGTGGATGCCACATCCTCTACCTCTGACAGCTTCACTGCTGCTCCCATGGAGGAGGCGGAGGCggagggggagaaaagggaggaagggatgTCTGGGATGGGCAGAGCTGATTGGATTGCTggcaaaggaggaggaggaagggcaATGCAGAGCTGCCCCATGTGCCTGGTGCCGTTTCCAGCTGG gaacggtgggttaactgcctcgttcagcggcagaacgacagattttcaccttgtcagctcgggggatccaatatttcaaccttacagttaa